Part of the Pedobacter sp. MC2016-14 genome is shown below.
TCATTTTGAAGGCCACTAATTTTTATCTGTTGCAGAGAGATGAATGTCTTTGTGTCGTCTTTAGGGTCGGCATTGTCCAGGAAAAGTTCATGTAATTTGACACCGTAAATTTCGGATAGTCGCTTTAATTTGGTGTAAGAAATGTCTACCGTGCCCTTTTCCATTTTACAATAGGAAGCAACGGAACATTGTAGTTGCGTTGCAATTTGAATTTGTTTAAAATTGTTGCAGCGTCGCAATTCTTTAAGTTTTGAGGTGATTAATTTCATATATTTTATGAATAATGATAACTCCAGTGTTATCAATCTGTATTTTGTTTTTTATTTTTCGAAAAACCACAATTTATTTTAAAATTCTTACATCATGTCTATAGAATCTTGAAGATAAGCTGGGCTAAACTTTAAGGTAAGCAGGAGGAAAGTGGAGGTTTAGCTCAATCTTTAAATGCTTTTTAAACGGTGTCTCATCGGTGTTTCTTCGCTTATAGACGAACAAACCCCGATGAAACTGCGACTAAAAGACGATGTAATCTTCCGGTTTCCTTCAACTTACCTTTCACTTACCTTCGGATTACCCCTAACTTTTCTTCATCTTGATGCTGGTTTTGTGATTTCATGCGTTTTTTATTTTCCTTCATTAAACCAATTGAGAGTTGAACAGTCTTAAAGGTCAAAATTGAGAAAAATGAGTAAATACATATACACTGTTGGTACGCTTGCCCTAATTGGATTTTTAAATACTGCAATAGCGCAAAAAATGCCTGATGTGCAGGAAATAAGTAAGTTGGCTCCTGCTGGCATTAGGATAGATGGTAAAAATTTAGAATGGAACAATACTTTTGAAGCCAACAATAAAAGAACTGATTTGTCTTACAGCATGACTAATGACCAGAAAAATTTATATCTGGTGATTAAATCTACAGACATGACCAACAATTCAAAAATCATGGCTGGCGGGATTACATTGTCCATAAATCCGGATGGAAAAAAGAAAGAAAAGGAGAGTATCACGTTAACCTATCCTTTAATCAATACGGCTAATTTGCGTAATGCTGCAGGAAGTGGCAATGGAAGAAGAATGGGAGCGATGATGATGGGCATGAGCGGTGGTATGCGTCCGGGACAGATGGATACCAAACAAAGAGATTCTATGATGGCTGCAATGCAGAAAACACAGTTGGCGGGTGTAAAAGAAATTAGGATTAGTGGTTTTAAAACCACATCAGATACACTGGTTTCCATTTACAATGAGTACGGGATTAAGGCTGTGGCTAATATTGATAAAGACAATTCTTTTTTCTACGAATTGGCTATTCCATTGGAGGCATTGGGTATTTCTGTAGATGCGGCAAAGGAATTTGCTTATAATATTAAATTGAACGGTCTGCAAATGCCTGGCCTTGATGGTGGCGGTTTTGGTGGTGGCGGTGGCGGCCGGGGTCCTGGCGGTGGCGGTGGTCGTGGCCCAGGTGGCGGTGGCGGCGGTCGCGGAGGTTTCGACTTCCAGGCAATGATGAGTCCAACAGATTTTTGGGGAAAATATACTTTAGCTAAATAACATTGAAGTACTCCATCCAACTTTCGAAAAAGCTGTTTAATTTACAGACAGCATTACTTGGTATTTTATTAATATTAACTATAAGAGCTTCTGCACAAGTACCTAAAGGTACATTACCTCCGCCGCTCCCTGCCAGAGAAGTGAGCGGTATTGTAAAAGACAGTACTGATTTGGGCGTAATTGGTGCTACTGTTAGCCTTACCTCAGATAAAGATACTTTAAAAGCCAGCACAAATACAGACGGTATTTATGTGTTTAAAAATGTAAAATCGGCAACTTATACCATTTCAATTACAAGTATTGGTTATCAGGCCTCTCCTGTAATGCGTTTTAAGCAGAACGATGCCATCCCAAGAATTGTGATGGATCCGATTGTGCTAAAAGAGGAATCCAACACGTTAAATACAGTGGTTATTAATGGTACACCCTCCATTACTTACAAAACCGATACGGTAGAATACAAGGCAAGCGATTATATTGTACGAAAAAACGCAACCGTAGATGAGCTTTTAAAGAAAATGGAAGGTATGGAAGTAGGTTCGGATGGAAGTTTAGTACATCAGGGTGAAACTGTAACCAGGGC
Proteins encoded:
- a CDS encoding helix-turn-helix domain-containing protein, whose amino-acid sequence is MKLITSKLKELRRCNNFKQIQIATQLQCSVASYCKMEKGTVDISYTKLKRLSEIYGVKLHELFLDNADPKDDTKTFISLQQIKISGLQNEIVILQNKLIHLYEEFRN